From Paenibacillus sp. PK3_47, the proteins below share one genomic window:
- a CDS encoding PTS mannitol transporter subunit IICBA: protein MATSTTPATQTSSGSARVKVQQFGRLLSGMVMPNIGAFIAWGLITALFIPTGWIPNESLAALVDPMIKYLLPLLIGYTGGQMVHGKRGGVIGAVVTMGVIVGSSIPMFLGAMLVGPLAGWILKQFDKAVDGKIKAGFEMLVNNFSLGIIGGGLAIAALKGIGPLIEGLTNILSNGVEFLVNNHLLPLVNIIIEPAKILFLNNAINHGILTPIATEESLRLGKSILYMLESNPGPGLGILLAYWLVGKGSAKASAPGAVVIHFLGGIHEIYFPYILMNPRLILAVIAGGVSGTFTFQMLGAGLTASPSPGSIFAYFAMTPKGGYFPMIAGVVVATIVSFLIASLLLKTVKKTDEEDNDLEAAAAKMKDMKAAGTAASPVVATAATGNVAANVRNKADVHKIVFACDAGMGSSAMGASVLRKKLQGAGVNLTVVNSAVSEIPADADIVITQKTLTDRAIASNPNAEHISIDNFLKSPKYDELVERLK, encoded by the coding sequence ATGGCCACATCGACAACACCGGCAACACAAACTTCATCCGGTTCGGCAAGGGTGAAAGTACAACAATTCGGCCGCTTGCTCAGCGGTATGGTTATGCCGAACATCGGCGCCTTTATCGCCTGGGGATTAATTACGGCTTTGTTTATTCCGACAGGATGGATTCCAAATGAGAGTTTGGCTGCGCTTGTAGATCCAATGATCAAATACCTGCTTCCATTGCTGATCGGTTATACCGGCGGACAGATGGTGCACGGCAAACGCGGCGGTGTTATCGGGGCAGTCGTTACGATGGGTGTTATCGTCGGTTCTTCGATTCCGATGTTCCTTGGAGCGATGCTCGTCGGTCCGCTGGCCGGATGGATTTTAAAGCAATTTGACAAAGCGGTTGACGGGAAAATTAAGGCCGGATTTGAAATGCTGGTCAATAACTTCTCGCTGGGTATTATTGGCGGCGGCTTAGCTATTGCGGCATTGAAAGGTATTGGACCGCTAATTGAAGGATTAACAAATATCCTTTCTAATGGTGTGGAATTCCTGGTTAACAACCATCTGTTACCACTTGTTAACATCATTATCGAACCGGCAAAAATCTTGTTCTTGAACAACGCCATTAACCATGGGATATTAACTCCTATCGCTACAGAAGAATCACTAAGATTAGGCAAATCAATTCTTTACATGCTGGAATCCAATCCTGGACCTGGACTTGGCATCCTGCTTGCTTACTGGCTGGTTGGAAAAGGATCTGCCAAAGCTTCCGCTCCCGGCGCAGTAGTTATTCATTTTCTAGGTGGTATTCATGAGATTTATTTCCCTTATATCCTTATGAATCCGCGTCTGATTCTGGCCGTTATCGCCGGCGGGGTCTCCGGAACATTTACATTCCAAATGTTGGGTGCGGGTCTTACAGCTTCTCCGTCCCCAGGCAGTATCTTTGCTTACTTCGCAATGACGCCAAAAGGCGGATATTTCCCGATGATTGCCGGTGTAGTCGTTGCTACGATTGTATCATTCCTGATCGCATCCCTTCTGCTTAAGACTGTCAAGAAGACTGATGAAGAGGATAATGACCTGGAAGCGGCAGCAGCAAAAATGAAAGACATGAAAGCTGCCGGTACTGCGGCATCCCCGGTTGTTGCAACTGCTGCAACTGGTAATGTAGCTGCCAATGTCCGCAACAAAGCGGATGTACACAAGATTGTATTCGCTTGTGATGCCGGAATGGGCTCCAGTGCAATGGGTGCTTCGGTATTGAGAAAGAAACTGCAGGGTGCAGGCGTGAACCTTACGGTTGTCAATTCAGCTGTCAGTGAAATTCCTGCGGATGCAGATATCGTCATTACCCAGAAGACACTGACAGACCGGGCGATCGCAAGCAATCCGAATGCAGAGCATATTTCGATCGATAACTTCCTTAAGAGCCCGAAATATGATGAGCTCGTGGAACGTTTGAAGTAA
- a CDS encoding aldo/keto reductase, which yields MNSNVQSRITLPDGASVPRIGQGTWNMGEEPSRRAEEIASLRLGVELGMNLIDTAEMYGDGRSEELVGEAVKGIRDDVFLVSKVYPHNAGMERLARSCEASLKRLGTDHLDLYLLHWRGSIPLEETVEEMEKLVAAGKISRWGVSNLDTDEMKSLLRIPGGNHCAVNQVLYHLGSRGIEHDLLPWQQSRKIPVMAYSPLAQAGTLRKGLTENAELKEIASNHGVTPLQIMLAWSIHKDQVIAIPKAGTREHVTANAEAGRIKLSADDLWRLDEAFPQPGWRVPLDMI from the coding sequence ATGAACAGTAATGTACAGAGCCGGATTACACTGCCTGATGGTGCCTCTGTGCCCAGAATCGGGCAGGGAACCTGGAATATGGGCGAGGAGCCGTCCCGCCGTGCTGAAGAAATCGCCTCCTTGAGACTGGGAGTGGAGCTTGGCATGAATTTGATTGATACCGCTGAAATGTACGGTGACGGACGCTCGGAGGAACTGGTTGGTGAAGCGGTTAAGGGGATCCGTGATGATGTGTTTCTGGTTTCCAAGGTATATCCGCACAATGCCGGCATGGAGCGTCTGGCCCGCAGCTGCGAAGCGAGTCTGAAACGCCTTGGAACGGATCATCTGGATCTGTATCTTCTGCACTGGAGAGGCAGTATTCCGCTTGAGGAGACAGTGGAAGAGATGGAAAAGCTGGTGGCTGCAGGTAAAATCAGCCGCTGGGGTGTATCCAATCTGGATACGGACGAGATGAAGAGCTTGCTGCGCATTCCGGGCGGTAATCACTGTGCTGTCAACCAGGTGCTGTATCACCTGGGGTCGAGGGGCATTGAACATGACCTGCTCCCCTGGCAGCAGAGCCGCAAAATTCCTGTGATGGCCTATTCTCCGCTTGCCCAGGCCGGCACGCTGAGAAAAGGGCTGACGGAGAACGCAGAGCTGAAGGAGATCGCCTCGAATCATGGTGTGACTCCGCTGCAGATTATGCTCGCCTGGAGTATCCATAAAGACCAGGTCATCGCCATTCCCAAGGCCGGCACCCGTGAGCATGTTACCGCTAATGCGGAGGCCGGAAGGATCAAGCTTAGCGCAGACGATTTATGGAGGCTGGACGAGGCTTTTCCGCAGCCAGGATGGAGAGTTCCGCTGGATATGATTTAA
- a CDS encoding sugar efflux transporter: MMTRIRQLFLIPGYLLFMICMMLQGIAVSISAPFLAVYFTTELGVSAAAFGIFTAVTLISGVWLSSVIAKRSDNGMNRKKLMITAMLFNTLAFSGYLFIHDYYPLLVYMTVFTAIGASAMPQLFASAREAVNASRSADHAFANSSLRSMFSLGFITGPLVGSFLLGRYGFQGIFTGTSLLFLANALLVLFFLKRPAASGAARAKAVLQIKLHQNPRVLIPFLVVMLLFTGHWLNNLNSSLFIINTLGGNMQNVASVSSICALLEIPFMLALGILAAKYSTRTLMIWGIIAGLAYYILVLASTELWHIIAGQVLMAFFIAVISAIGISYIQDLLPDLPGYASTLYTNATTLGRLFGSLAGGAAADLLGYRHAFWGCLLLIVISLVLLVLSRRSSAEELSVTEAHP; this comes from the coding sequence ATGATGACACGCATACGCCAGCTTTTTCTCATTCCCGGCTACTTATTATTTATGATCTGCATGATGCTACAGGGGATAGCCGTCTCCATCAGCGCCCCTTTTCTGGCCGTTTACTTCACCACGGAACTGGGCGTATCAGCAGCGGCCTTCGGGATTTTTACCGCAGTGACTTTAATCAGCGGCGTCTGGCTCAGCTCTGTGATTGCCAAACGTTCCGATAACGGCATGAACCGCAAAAAACTTATGATTACGGCTATGCTGTTCAACACGCTGGCTTTTTCCGGATACTTGTTCATCCATGATTACTATCCGCTTCTGGTGTACATGACCGTGTTCACTGCAATCGGTGCTTCGGCCATGCCGCAGTTATTCGCAAGTGCACGCGAAGCAGTTAATGCCAGCCGCTCGGCCGATCACGCTTTTGCCAATTCCAGCCTCCGGTCGATGTTCTCCCTGGGGTTCATTACCGGTCCGCTGGTCGGCTCCTTTCTTCTTGGCCGTTACGGATTTCAGGGGATTTTTACAGGAACCTCTCTTCTATTTCTGGCGAATGCCCTGCTGGTGCTGTTCTTCCTGAAACGTCCTGCAGCTTCGGGAGCCGCTAGAGCCAAGGCCGTACTGCAGATCAAGCTTCACCAGAATCCCAGAGTGCTTATACCGTTCCTGGTGGTGATGCTGCTATTTACGGGCCACTGGCTCAACAACCTGAACTCTTCGCTGTTCATCATCAACACGCTTGGCGGTAATATGCAGAATGTAGCTTCGGTATCGAGTATCTGCGCTCTGCTGGAGATTCCCTTCATGCTGGCGCTTGGCATCCTCGCCGCCAAATATTCCACCCGTACGCTGATGATCTGGGGAATTATTGCAGGCTTGGCCTATTATATACTGGTGCTTGCCTCAACTGAACTGTGGCATATTATCGCCGGACAAGTGCTGATGGCCTTCTTCATCGCGGTGATCTCGGCAATCGGGATCAGCTATATTCAGGATTTGCTGCCTGACCTGCCGGGATATGCCTCCACTCTTTATACCAACGCTACTACGCTGGGAAGGCTGTTCGGAAGTCTTGCCGGAGGTGCAGCTGCAGATCTGCTCGGTTACCGGCATGCTTTCTGGGGCTGTCTGCTGCTCATAGTCATTTCCCTGGTGCTGCTGGTGCTGTCCCGCAGGTCCTCTGCGGAAGAGCTTTCTGTAACAGAAGCTCATCCTTAA